In Rana temporaria chromosome 3, aRanTem1.1, whole genome shotgun sequence, a single window of DNA contains:
- the LOC120930988 gene encoding proteinase-activated receptor 1-like, giving the protein MTNMTIPSPPITEAIAICDDGIAELILAFPEGDLSLVFIENKKNNSFHLGAIEVWMIDEEGPFIFAYESIEALVTPLGHSITRKEVMFRVSPIVSVVLMDFKAQGFELDRDNIRRDDESTFIIYDSRAAIYQAISISSRHWSVTILAPSIYTVVFLVALPLNIMAIVVFLMKVKVKTPTTVYMLNLAAADVLLISTLPFYIVYRFLRSNWIFGEGMCRFVTTAFYCNMYCSVLLMTSISVDRFLAVVFPMRSVSWRKVSRAWVACGVIWVISLASTVPLLIREQTMVFPMLNNTMCHDIQHFGVYFFFNFQYFRTVFSLFNFLPLFITTFCYVGIICSLSRSKFDRTHKRSRAIRLSVVVLCVFVLCFGPTNVIYLIHYKQVIDNYDFSLYIAYILSSSFSSINCCLDPLIYYFASSECQKYVYSLLRWKKGYPSRAEEKWTPVHKEQSLERTYFVQFAKSGIVI; this is encoded by the exons ATGACGATCCCATCACCTCCAATCACAGAGGCCATTGCGATTTGTGATGACGGCATAGCAGAGCTGATATTAGCATTTCCAGAAGGAGATCTTAGCCTGGTGTTCATAGAG AACAAGAAGAACAACTCTTTTCACCTGGGGGCCATTGAAGTGTGGATGATAGATGAAG AGGGGCCCTTCATATTCGCCTATGAGTCAATAGAAGCCTTGGTTACCCCACTTGGACATTCAATAACCCGCAAAGAAGTGATGTTTAGGGTTAGTCCCATAGTGAGCGTCGTGCTCATGGATTTCAAGGCTCAGGGCTTTGAACTGGATCGGGACAATATCAGAAGAG ATGATGAATCCACATTTATTATCTATG ATAGCCGTGCAGCAATTTATCAGGCGATAAGTATTTCCAGCAGGCACTGGAGTGTGACCATTCTTGCCCCATCAATCTATACTGTTGTGTTCCTTGTGGCTCTTCCTCTCAATATCATGGCGATCGTCGTATTCCTGATGAAGGTGAAGGTCAAGACGCCAACTACGGTCTACATGCTGAACCTCGCTGCCGCAGACGTCCTCCTCATTAGCACACTGCCTTTTTATATTGTCTACAGATTCTTGAGATCTAACTGGATCTTCGGGGAAGGAATGTGTCGCTTTGTTACAACTGCATTTTACTGTAACATGTACTGCTCCGTCCTGCTCATGACAAGTATCAGCGTCGACCGTTTCCTGGCCGTAGTCTTCCCAATGCGGTCCGTATCCTGGCGCAAAGTTTCCCGAGCCTGGGTGGCGTGCGGTGTCATCTGGGTCATCTCATTGGCCAGCACCGTGCCTCTTCTCATAAGAGAACAAACCATGGTATTTCCTATGCTAAATAACACAATGTGCCATGATATTCAGCATtttggggtttatttttttttcaattttcagtaTTTCCGCACTGTTTTCTCACTTTTTAATTTCTTACCGTTATTCATTACAACTTTTTGTTATGTTGGAATTATCTGCAGTCTCAGCAGATCCAAATTTGATCGCACCCATAAGAGATCCCGGGCTATCCGTCTATCCGTGGTTGTTCTGTGTGTGTTTGTCCTTTGCTTTGGCCCCACCAATGTCATCTATTTAATTCACTACAAGCaggtgattgataattatgattTCTCTCTGTATATTGCCTATATCCTCTCTTCCAGttttagcagtataaattgttgtCTGGATCCTCTTATCTATTATTTTGCTTCCTCTGAGTGTCAGAAATACGTCTACAGCTTGCTGCGCTGGAAGAAAGGTTATCCCTCAAGAGCAGAAGAAAAGTGGACCCCTGTACACAAAGAGCAGTCACTGGAGAGAACATATTTTGTTCAGTTTGCTAAGAGTGGAatcgttatttaa